The DNA sequence CATATTTTGTATTGTCCCTTGAAGTTGTTGTCCAAATTCTAATCGCAGATTTGTGATTTCTTGTTTCAACATGTCGGAAGATCTCTGATTCTGCTTGAAGAAGAAAATTACCAAAATTACAATGAAAAATAGAATCACAATTAATAAAGCTATTTCAACCATTTTTAACCTCCAATTTATGTTATGGTTGAACTATTATTGGCAGTCCTGATTTATCTCCAAGGATTATAAACTTTGTATTTGGAGATTTAGCTAGTTCATTTACTGTTTCAAGTGCTTTCCATTTCAGAAGTCTTTCATCAATGCCCTGTCGGACAATGTTTTGGAAGTCAGCAATACCTTGTGCTTCAATTCTTTTTCGTTTTGCTTCTTGTTCCTCCCTCAAGATGACAAATTTCATTCTTTCAGCTTCCTGTTCGGCTGCAAGTTTATTGTTTATTGCCTGTTGAACTTGTTCAGGTAAAACAATTTTTCTTAATAGCACCGCTTCAACTATTATTCCCCTTGCTCTCAATGCCTTGTCAAGTTCATTGAAGATTTGTCCTGCGATGAGCTCACGCCCAGATGTGTAAAGTTCTTTAGCTTCGTGATAAACAGTGACATTTCTTATTGCAGATCTAAGCATTGGAACTATAAGCACCGCATCGTAATTTTCCCCAAGGGTTCTATAAATATCGCTTGCCATGGTCGGCTCAATGTGGTATAACAGGGATACCTCAAGACCTACGCTTAAACCTTCTTTGCTTGGAACTTCAGCGTGTTCAAAAATTTCTTGTGTCCTGATTGACATAACATGAAGTGATTTAAGTGGGTTTATCATGTGTAATCCTTCAGGTAATTCTTGAGGGTCAACCTTTCCGAATAATGTCAACACTCCAACATGTCCTGCTGGGACAGTTACAATTGAAGCGAAAAGTAATCCGATTATTAAGACTGCGATTGATATTGGAATTGTTTGTTTTGTTTTTCCAGCGATTGATCCGTAAATTGATATTCCTGCTGCAATTATTAGTGCAATGATCATTGGCGTCATAATTAAGTCACCCCTTGATTTTTGTTTTGACTTTTGGAAAGAATTTATAAATTTTAAATTTGATAAAAAAGTTAGGGTTCTTGAAACATAAATAAATCTCAAGTTGTTTTTAATTGAAAAAACAAAATTTGGAGGTTATAAATTATGGCTGACGGAAATAGAGATGAAAAACTCGTTATCACAAAACCTGATGTTGAAAAAATAAGCGAGCTGATAAAGGAACTTCTCATTGAGCTTGGTGAAGATCCAAATAGAGAGGGGCTTAAGAAAACCCCTGTTCGTGTCGCAAAGGCGTTTGAGTATCTTACGAAGGGTTATCGTGAGGATATAGAAAAAGTTTTAAATGGTGCAATTTTCACCGAAAAGTATAATGAGATGGTCATAGTAAAAAACATTGATTTTTTTAGCCTATGTGAGCATCATCTCCTTCCTTTTTATGGCAAAGTTCATATTGCTTATATACCGAACGGGAAAATAGTCGGGTTGAGTAAGATTCCCAGAATAGTTGAGGTTTTCAGCCGTCGTCTTCAGGTTCAGGAGAGATTAACACAGCAGATTGCAGATGTGTTGAATGAATATCTAAATCCCAAGGGGGTTGCAGTTGTTATTGAAGCAAGGCATCTTTGCATGATAATGCGTGGGGTTGAAAAACAAAATTCAGTTGCAACGACAAGTGCGATGCATGGGATATTTGCGGAAGATGTGAAGACGAGGAATGAATTTATGCATTTAATAAGTCAAGATTTAACATAGAACAAAATCAAGGTGTGAAAATGCTTCTCAAGGATAAAGTTGCAATCGTAACTGGGGCGAGCAGAGGGATTGGGAAAGCGATCGCCATTTTGTTTGCAAAGGAAGGGGCAAAAATTTCGGCAATTGCGAGGACGGAAGAAGATTTGAAAAAATTGAAATTGGAAATTGAATCATTTGGTGGGATATGTTCAGTTTTTAAAGGCGATGTGTCTGATGAAGGTGATGTGAAGAGAACAGTTGAGGAAACAGTCAAGGAATTTAGAAAAATTGATATACTTGTTAATAATGCTGGCTTTGGGATTTATAAACCTGTGGTTGAGCTTACCACAGAAGAATTTGATAGCATGGTTAGGGTGAATTTTCGTGGCGTTTTCCTTTTTACTAAATATGTCCTGCCTTATATGATGAAGCAAAATTCAGGGGTGATCATCAATATCTCGTCAATAGCTGGGACGCTTGGGGTTAAGAATATGGCTGTTTATTCAGCAACTAAATGGGCTGTGAATGGATTTACAGAATCAATAATGCATGAGGTCAGGGAATATAACATAAGGGTTGCCTCTTTATGTCCTGGTTCTGTTGATACAAATTTTTCAGCGGTTGCTGGTTCAAATCCGCCTGCGCCAGATAAAGTTTTAAAACCAGAAGATGTAGCACAAACTGCTCTTGCCATTGCAACTTTGCCAGAACGAGCAATGTTAAGTCACTTAATTTTAAGACCAACGAACCCAAGATGAAGGATGAAATTTTTGACATAACCATAGTTGGTGCTGGACCTGTTGGGCTTTATGCAACTTACTATTCTGGATTAAGAGATATGAAGGTAAAATTGATTGATGCACTTCCCCAGCTTGGTGGACAACTTACCGCGCTTTATCCAGAAAAATTTATCTATGATGTCGCTGGGTTTCCTGAAATTCTCGCAAAGGAACTTGCTGAAAACCTTATAGCTCAAGCAATGCAATATGAACCCGCTATTTTTCTTAACGAGAAAATCATCAAACTTGAAAGTCTTGAAGATGAAAAAATTATAAAACTTACTTCAGAAGGTGGAAATATCCACTTTTCAAAAACCGTCGTTTTATCCCTTGGGATTGGAGCTTTCGTTCCAAGAAAACTTGATATACCAGATGTTAAAAGACTTGAAGGTCGTGGAATTCATTATGTTGTAAAGGATAAATCAATTTTCAGGGGCAAGAATATTTTAATAGTTGGTGGTGGTGATTCTGCTGTTGATTGGGCTTTAAATCTTGAGGGTATAGCAAAACATATAACTTTGATACATAGGCGAGATGTCTTTAAGGCGCACGAG is a window from the Candidatus Kryptobacter tengchongensis genome containing:
- a CDS encoding 3-oxoacyl-[acyl-carrier protein] reductase; the encoded protein is MLLKDKVAIVTGASRGIGKAIAILFAKEGAKISAIARTEEDLKKLKLEIESFGGICSVFKGDVSDEGDVKRTVEETVKEFRKIDILVNNAGFGIYKPVVELTTEEFDSMVRVNFRGVFLFTKYVLPYMMKQNSGVIINISSIAGTLGVKNMAVYSATKWAVNGFTESIMHEVREYNIRVASLCPGSVDTNFSAVAGSNPPAPDKVLKPEDVAQTALAIATLPERAMLSHLILRPTNPR
- a CDS encoding thioredoxin reductase (NADPH), producing the protein MKDEIFDITIVGAGPVGLYATYYSGLRDMKVKLIDALPQLGGQLTALYPEKFIYDVAGFPEILAKELAENLIAQAMQYEPAIFLNEKIIKLESLEDEKIIKLTSEGGNIHFSKTVVLSLGIGAFVPRKLDIPDVKRLEGRGIHYVVKDKSIFRGKNILIVGGGDSAVDWALNLEGIAKHITLIHRRDVFKAHEDSLKKLFNSTVEVKTFYELKRIHGDEHVKGATIFDNRTGEEIYLDVQHILLFLGFLANLEFIQSWGLEIDKNAIKVNSKMETNIPGVYAAGDIVNYPGKLKLISTGFGEAAIAVNNAKNYIEPASKYFPGHSSDFVPKKLKSK
- a CDS encoding Regulator of protease activity HflC, stomatin/prohibitin superfamily; translation: MTPMIIALIIAAGISIYGSIAGKTKQTIPISIAVLIIGLLFASIVTVPAGHVGVLTLFGKVDPQELPEGLHMINPLKSLHVMSIRTQEIFEHAEVPSKEGLSVGLEVSLLYHIEPTMASDIYRTLGENYDAVLIVPMLRSAIRNVTVYHEAKELYTSGRELIAGQIFNELDKALRARGIIVEAVLLRKIVLPEQVQQAINNKLAAEQEAERMKFVILREEQEAKRKRIEAQGIADFQNIVRQGIDERLLKWKALETVNELAKSPNTKFIILGDKSGLPIIVQP
- a CDS encoding GTP cyclohydrolase I, with protein sequence MADGNRDEKLVITKPDVEKISELIKELLIELGEDPNREGLKKTPVRVAKAFEYLTKGYREDIEKVLNGAIFTEKYNEMVIVKNIDFFSLCEHHLLPFYGKVHIAYIPNGKIVGLSKIPRIVEVFSRRLQVQERLTQQIADVLNEYLNPKGVAVVIEARHLCMIMRGVEKQNSVATTSAMHGIFAEDVKTRNEFMHLISQDLT